Genomic DNA from Candidatus Margulisiibacteriota bacterium:
AAAGGAATATTTACTATGAATATTATAAGAATGAATAGCGCGAGAATGAAAAAAAGCGTTACGGCGGCGATGCTAAAAAGAGCTAAACAGGCTGCTGGACGCGAGCCGAATATGACCGACCCAGACGCGCCGGATCTGTCCAGTCTTTTATCTGTCGAAGTGAAACGACGCAGAGGCCGTCCGGTAAAAGAAATTAAAAAAGGCGTTCTTTCTTTGCGGTTGGCCACGCCTTATATAGATAAACTGAGAAACAATGGTAAAGGCTGGCAGACACGCCTGCGCGAATATGTGGAGCAGGGCATTGAGGCCGGTGCTTTTTTGCGTTAGTCTATCCGTTTAGCGGCTGTGCTGTAGACCGTTGATTTGGCGCGCTGGCGCGCTTTTTTGCCGCGTACCTGAGGATCAGAGAGTGTTTTTGAATGTTTGGCCGTCAATCTCCTGCTCAAGAAAAAACGCTGCTGAAAATCGGGAAATAGGTTATAATACTGGCATAAATTCAGCAAAGGAGTTTTTATGCAATTCATTATTTTCGGTTTGTTTTTGATTGTGGCGCTGGTTTTGGTTTCGATCAAGCAGATCAATCAATACGAGCGCGGCCTGCTTTTTTCTTTTGGCCGGTTTACAAAAATTTTGGAGCCGGGCTGGCGGCTGGTGCTGCCGGTAATCCAGTCTTTTGAAAAAGTGGACATTCGCACCAAAGCGGTCGATGTGCCGGAGCAGGATGCGATCACGCGCGACAATGTATCGATCAAGATCAACGCCGTGATTTATTACAAAGTTTTTGACGCGGGCAGAGCGATTATCGAGGTCGAAAATTTTTATTATGCTGTGAGCCAGCTGGCGCAGACTACCATGCGCAACGCTGTCGGCTCGGTGACACTCGATGAGCTTTTGACCGACCGCGAAAAAGTTTCCCAGGAAATTTGTTCGATCATCGACAAACTGACCGACCCGTGGGGCATCAAGGTCGAAAATGTGGAATTAAAAGACATTACGCTGTCTGAGGAAATGAAGCGCGTCATCGCCAAAGTTGCGGAAGCCGAGCGGGAAAAGCGCGCGGTCATCACCAAAGCCGCTGGCGAGGTTGAGGCTTCGGAAAATCTGGCCAAAGCTGCCGCGCTCATGAGTAGCGCAGCCCGAATGGTTTACTCCAGCTCTGCAGATCACGTCTATTTTTGACAGTATTCCGGGTCTGGTCTGGAATGGCGGCAGGCCGGATATTGGAGGAGCGGTGTCTTTTGCGGAGCTGAGACAAAGGGTAGCATTTTTTAACCAAAAAAATATAGGCGTGTATTTTACTTTTTCTAATCTTTTATTGTCCGAGAAACATTTGACTGACAAAGATTGTAATCAGGTGCTGGCCGCTTTTACCAATCCGCTGAACGGCTGTATTGTCGCTTCTGAT
This window encodes:
- a CDS encoding BrnA antitoxin family protein, producing the protein MNIIRMNSARMKKSVTAAMLKRAKQAAGREPNMTDPDAPDLSSLLSVEVKRRRGRPVKEIKKGVLSLRLATPYIDKLRNNGKGWQTRLREYVEQGIEAGAFLR
- a CDS encoding slipin family protein, with translation MQFIIFGLFLIVALVLVSIKQINQYERGLLFSFGRFTKILEPGWRLVLPVIQSFEKVDIRTKAVDVPEQDAITRDNVSIKINAVIYYKVFDAGRAIIEVENFYYAVSQLAQTTMRNAVGSVTLDELLTDREKVSQEICSIIDKLTDPWGIKVENVELKDITLSEEMKRVIAKVAEAEREKRAVITKAAGEVEASENLAKAAALMSSAARMVYSSSADHVYF